The DNA region TATGTAGTTTTCGGATTACAGAAAATATGGAATTGGCTTCATGTGACCTACGCAGAGCCATTCGAGTTTTTAAAATCTAAAATCAGACGTATATTTCGGATAAGCGACTTCAAAGtatcaaaaataatatttgcCTTTACTATGGCGATAAGtaactccgcctgaagtccctccgggggctactgccggtcccaagcccggataaaggaggagggttgggcatggggttagcgtccccatcccgtagaaaactaactcgctaaaaaaacgctaaccagaaaaaattactcaaaccttttaaactctgccctgggagtcagaagatcttcatttagaagaattatgacgcctcatgatgaaagccgaatcccttcggaagttacgaggccgatgccccttctgacaaccagagcgaccatttatttaggtacatggaatgttcgtacaatgtgggacaccggaagagccttccagattgctgcagaaatgagaagatacaacctagaggtacttgggaccagtcaaacacattggacacaagttggacaacaacgactaacttcaggagagctcctgttatactccggccatgaagaagaaaatgcaccacatacacaaggagttgcattgatgctgtccaaacaagcgcaaaatgcgcttataggatgggaatctcatggaccaaggatcatcaaagtctccttcaaaacaaagaaagagggtatttcaatgaacatcatccaatgctatgcgcctaccaacgactacaatgaagacgctaaagatcaattctacaataagctgcagtcaatagtcgagaagtgctcaacaaaggacctgaccattctgatgggagatttcaacgccaaggttggaacggacaacactggatatgaagacatcatgggacgacacggactgagagaaagaaacgaaaatggtgagagatttgcaaatctatgtgccttcaataagctggtcataggcggcactatattcccacataaacgcatacacaaaaccacatggacttcaccggatcactctacacaaaacaaatcgaccatatttgcatcaacaaaacgttcaggaggactatagaggacgtgagaaccaagagaggagctgatatagcatcagatcatcacttactggtcgccaagatgaaattgaaactcaagaagcactggacaacggggcagacagtatcacaaaagttcaatacggcctttctccaggatactaacaaactcaacaaattcaagatagacctcagcaacaagttccaggcctttcatgatctactcaatggagaaggaactactgtggagagcaactggaaggggatcaaagaggcaatcacttcaacatgtcatgaggtcctgggtcacaagaagcaccaccacaaggaatggatcactgttgatacattggataagattcaagaaaggaggaacaagaaggcagcgatcaataccagccgaacaagagcagaaaaagccaaggcacaagctgaatacacagaagtaaacaaacaagtgaagaggagcatcagagccgacaaacgtaaatatgtggaagatttagcaacgacggcggaaaaggctgcaagagaaggaaacatgagacaattgtatgacacgacaaagaaactctctggaaatcgccgcaaaccagaacgaccagtgaaaagcaaggaaggcaaggtaatcaccaacattgaagagcaataaaacaggtgggtagaacacttcaaagaactcttgaatcgaccagccccactgaacccacccaatatcgaagcagcacccacagacctcccaatcaatgttggcccaccaacaattgaagaaatcagcatggccatcagacaaataaagagtggcaaagcagcaggaccggacaacatcccagcagaggcactaaaagcagacgtagcggcaactgcaaggatactccacattctcttcaataagatttgggatgaggaacaagtaccaacagactggaaagaaggacttctgatcaaaataccgaagaaaggcgatctcagcaagtgtgataactacaggggcatcactcttctctcaataccgggaaaagtcttcaacagggtattgttaaacaggatgaaggactgcgtagacgctcaacttcgttaccaacaggcaggattccgtaaggatagatcgtgtacagaccaaatcgcaactctacggatcattgtggaacaatcaattgaatggaattcatcactctacatcaacttcattgactacgaaaaggcatttgatagcgtggacagaacaacactatggaaacttcttcgacactacggcgtgcctcagaagatagtcaatatcatacagaactcatatgatggattacactacaaaatcgtgcatggaggacagttgacaaagtcgttcaaagtgaagaccggtgttaggcaaggttgcttactctcaccctttctctttctcctggtgatcgactggatcatgaagacgtcaacgtctgaaggaaagcgcgggatacaatggacatctaagatgcagttggatgatctagacttcgcaggcgatctggcccttctatcccaaacgcaacaacagatgcaggagaagacaaacagtgtggcagcagcctcagcagcaataggtctcgatatacacaaagggaaaagcaggattctccgatacaacatagaatgcaccaatccaatcacaattgacggagaagatttggaagatgtaaaaacctttacatatttgggcagcatcattgatgaacagggtggatctgatgcagatgtgaaggcgcggatcggcaatgcaagagcagcatatttacaattgaggaacatctggaactcaaagcaactgtcaaccaacaccaaggtcaggattttcaatacaaatgtcaagacagttctactgtatggggcagaaacctggagaactacaaaagccatcatccagaaaatacaggtgtttattaacaattgtctacgcgaaatacttcagatccattggccggacactattagcaacaacctactgtgggagagaacaaaccagatcccagtggaggaagaaatcaggaagaagcgttggaagtggataggacacacattgaggaaagcacccaactgcgtcacaagacaagccctcacatggaatcctgaaggccaaaggaaaagaggaagatcaaagaacacattacgccgagaaatggagatagacatgagaaaaatgaacaaaaattgggtggaactagaaaagaaggctcaagacagagtgggttggagaatgctgatcggcggcctatgctccattgggagtaataggcgtaagtaagtaagtaagtaatggcGATAAGTAATAATACCACTTAGATTCctcttattattacaattattaggACAGTATCTCCTGTAATTGTGGAATTTTACCATAGACGACTCTTTAAATAGAATTTACTGATGACATATATTTGGTGTTTATTACTACCAGTGATACCACTATTATTTTGGCTTTTGGTATTTATCTTCTTGCTTTCATCTTACTGTGATGACGTAGGATGGGAACTTAAGCTGACGTCCATTTACACCAGATACTATGTTGACTATGACTGACTGCTCCATTCTGTTAAAAGTAACTGTCTAATCAGTGGCGGAAAACTCTAGCTGACATAAACAAAAATCAACGAGAGGTTTAAAATGTACTCTATTTTTCACCTTGTTGCAAGCACTGAGTATGTTACCCTATCTCATAACTACTTTTGCATTGAGTTTATGATTAACGTCATTATGTTTCATCTACGATAGATCtagaatattttataaatttatcgTTTGTTGCCTAAATTGTAAAATGATAAGATCTCAGTCATATGTCGACCTGAAAATGAAGCTAATGAATATAATGTTCACAATAAATGTGATTCACAGTCCATTAAATAAGCCAATGATTGATTATTGGGTTAAACATATTCATCCTAACAAACAAATTACCAATAAATTTAACCTTGTAATATTGTGTAAATTGATGAAATATCAATCGAAATAAAGATTATGCTATTTACTTTTGATTAAACTTACCTCAACTGGATAAGTTATTGTTAACGATGTGGCACCAGACAAACTAGCTACCAACAAACGATCTTCTGGAGGTAGTGGTCCTTTCACATTAGGAAAAATTACTGACTTAAGCCACCCGTGAAGACCAAAGCGAATAGCACTTTCAGGAcagttttttaaaatattcaccCCATTACCTCGCCATAATGACAGAATGCCACCTTCTTTGATCATTATACGCAAGCCTAAGAAATATCATAGAAGATAAAAGTACcttgataataaatatacagATTTCTGCTGTACACAGTAGAAAATAACTGTTACTGACAGATGTCCTTTTTTTAAACACAAGGTTTAATTCAATTGCCTTTAACATATGCGAATATTTCACAAATCTATTAAGCTGCACATATATAGACTTTGGAATCTTCAAAGTAAAACTAAATTGGACAGGAAACCAAAGTCTCCACCTTATTTCGTCAGTGACCACTTGATAAACTTAGGATTTATGAGCTGATAAAAACTGTAAGGAATGGCTAGTCCGCCAAGTTCATCAAACGACTTAAAGACGGACTATAGCtcgaaataaaaattaaactatGGGAATATACAACTGACTTATTAAATCCAGGGCAGAGTAGAGGAAAAACAACGTGATCAGGTTTCATTTTAGGTGTATGGGCAGAAATACAACAATAGGGATAATAATTTTGTCCATACTTAACATGAAGAGTTAAAATACAAGTGCGAAAGATATACACTGAACTTAAAAACTGAGTGGAATTGATACTACTTGGATAGATGTTCCTGATGTTTACCATAAACAGTGAATTAGGAAAACTTTGTTTTTCCACTCTTATCAAAAACTTGATAAAGATTATAAGATTTATCAAGTTTATTAGTCATAAAGTAGACATATTCATGTTTTTGGAAATAAGGTGATGAAAAGAAAGACTAGTTTACAAATGGAATGCAAATGGTGACCATATAGCATCTGAGGATTAGTGAGAAAAGTATCAAGCTTCAAATTGTGTAGAAAAATCTTACAACATATTTAGGGGTTAGAGTACCCCTAAATGGACTTTATAAGTGGTGAAGTATTTCGGCATGACAGTGTGCAAGTTGGGAGAACTAGATAACTTAACGGCATATAAAAAGGATAGATCGGTCAAAGACAAGCGGGTCAAGGGGGGATATGTAGAAGTCGAGATTAATATTCTTAAAAATTCTTTACTGACTCTATCGAAGTCAATTAGATCAATGACTAATGACGCTAGATATCAGTCTAATAGATGAAGCTTTAGCTAGACAGGTGATTGTCAAATATCTTCAGAAAACATAACGACCGTATACCCCATAGATGACAACCAAAAGCAatggtttattcaactaataCACTGTATGTAGGAACATGTAAAAACTGGTATGACACAGACCATTATTAATACAGAATAATAAAAGGATTTTAAAGACTTTGAAATGACAAAACTCACTAAgcgtaaaatatatttaaaaccaTTAACACTCACTTGAAACCATGTTTTTACCTACGATTTCTGGAATTTCCATTTGCCTGAGGACTTTTAAACGATCCATAGGTGCTGTAACTGTTCGAGAAACTGTTCCAGAAATGCCACCACACACAAATCCAGCCAAATTCGGTGGAAGCAATGGTTCAGCAGTGGATTTAACCGAAACATCTACAGATTTCATTTGGAAATTTAGGTAGTACGGCCCAAGATCCTTCCTTACACTGCATCAATAAATTCTaccattattaataaaataatgtatCATCAAAAGGGAGAACATTCGTGATGGTTCAAGATTGTTAACTGAAAAACTAAACAAAACGATAAGTGAGTATTAGATAATATCTAGAGACGAACTCTCTAAAATTTATAACTAAAATACCTGGTGGTTATTGACCTACAATGTGGTCTAAAAAGACCTAGAACTTTTCAGTGTGGTATACTCAAGTTTACTGAGAGAGGCATTCCTAATCTAACATTTAGCCTCGTTTCCCGTAATCTATTTCTCGGTCTCCAAATTAACCTTGAATTCTAATAGAAGAGCTACTGAAACGTAGTCAGTCTCACTTCGAGAGGCAGCGAAGGCTTGTTAGTTCTTGTAGTTCCTTGTTATAATGAGGTTTATGAATCACATAAAACATCATATTTCTAATGTTAACAAACATATACTGTTGCGAATAGATAGGTAGCATAAGTTTGAAATCAAAAGGTACGTATTGTAGCTCATAATATGAGAAAATGTGACATAATAGTACTTTACAAATGTCCAAACCGTCAGTATGTGTTCTAACTGATGCATGAGTCGAAAACATTACGAATAAGCAAACAATAATTGAGTAAGTAATTTTATTGTCTAGTTAGGACTTACACCGAAACATTAAAATAGTCACATCAAGGAGCCTAACGTAAAATAATTGACATTATGATCCATATATATTAAGCATCTAGCTACTTTAGATAAGATTCCATTGATACAACATCACATCCAGCATCCTACGAACCCCAATCATACCACAGTTTACAAGTTGTCTGAGGATACCTACTTTAGAAAACAAACACTGCACAGCAAAACGATTTGGCCTGTTAGCTCAATTATTGTTTTTTGCTTCTAACGCCTCACGCATTTTATTTCTAGAACTCAAAAGTGGGAATGTTAACCTTAAGATAACCGATTCGGAAGCGTACATTTTTAGAGATAGCCTCAACTTGTATGACTTCAAAATAACCACGGAACTGCTTGCTATGACGCTCTATGTTGATTATAAGCGGTGTCAGACAAGAGACTAAGCAATAAAACCAAACTATTACTTTAGACATTAGGGCCAACtttgattcgttggacaggactgttctctgagaTTGTCTAACTAAGAGTGTACCtgagtttattaacatcttaaaa from Schistosoma haematobium chromosome ZW, whole genome shotgun sequence includes:
- the EXOSC3_3 gene encoding Exosome component 3 (EggNog:ENOG410V8DR~COG:J) codes for the protein MKSVDVSVKSTAEPLLPPNLAGFVCGGISGTVSRTVTAPMDRLKVLRQMEIPEIVGKNMVSSLRIMIKEGGILSLWRGNGVNILKNCPESAIRFGLHGWLKSVIFPNVKGPLPPEDRLLVASLSGATSLTITYPVEILKTRMALRRSHEANSIFSVIRKLHNEGGFRGFYRGYKISMMSYVPYSGMELCLYEMLKQRYVEYHYFLQPNTDRTMKVHMPAMVTVPLILISCCIPMMITYPANLLRTRYQASPSPSAAPIIKSLCSIVQKNGFKGLYRGLSASLSKTVPSVCVTYLVFEFTSELFGVPGLGCK